ATAGACCGCATTTAAACAAACCCGTGCCCCCGTAACGTGACCACCTGTGTTCCATAAAGCTGCGGCACAATTGACAATTGGAAAATCAATTGATTTCCTAAAAGCGAACTTCAAAAAAGTGCTCCTGCTTTTTTTGGGGAGTTTTGGAATGTGTATTTCGGTGACGATTTCGGCATCCCCAAGCACCGTCGTTTTCGTGACCTCAACCTGAAAAAAATCTTCAACCTTTATCCTTCTTTTCGATGTTTGTACATAGGCTCCAAGGGCCACCAAAGCCGGGGCCAGATCGCTTGGATGGACGGCCAAACACCCTTCTGGCACGCTGCCCCCGAATATGGAGTGGTATCGTTTGTCCCCTTCCCAGGCATAACATCGTCCCCCTCCTTTGCGTAAACAAGGAAAGCGATTTCCAGGGTTCCGATAATACCAGCAGCGAATGTCCTGGCTGATATTACCTCCAATCGTGCCCATCTCCCGAAGGTGAGGGGAAGCGGTTCTTCGCGCAGCCTGGGCCAAGGCCCTATATTTGTTTTTAATGGTCGGATGATGAGCAATGTCTTCCAAAACCGTCAGCGCCCCTATCCTAAGAAAGCCATCCTTTTCCTCAATTTCATTCAGGCCTTTAATCGTTTTTATATTGACCAAAGCCTCGGGATAGGTTGGAAGAATGCGGTCTTTCATCTTGCCGAGCAGATCCGTCCCTCCGGCGATCACCTTGGCCTTGCCCCGGTAGCGTTCCAGAATTGATACGGCCTCATCTATCGTCTTGGCATTAAAATGTTCGAAAGTCTTCATTAGCTTTCACCCCTAATTTTTCCTAACGCTCTTAGAATTCTGCTGGGTGTAATAGGATAATCATCGATCCATATTCCTATGGCATTGTAAACCGCCGGACCCAAGAGAGCCGGAATTATAGTCGCCACATCCTCCCCAATCCCAACCAAACCGTAAGGTCCGAAACCCAATTTGGATTCCATAAGAATGGTGTCAATCGGCCCACAATCTTCTATGGTCGCGATCTTGTAATCCAGCAAATTGCCATTGAGCATGACTCCAGTTACCGGATCATGGATCACTTCTTCCCATAAAGCCCTCCCTACACCCATGTAAGTTCCCCCGTACATCTGGCCTTCACAGGCCATGGGATTTATCGCCTTGCCGACGTCATTGACGTTGACCACTTTGGTTACGGTAATTCCTCCGGTTTCCGGGTCGACTTCCACTTCCATAAAATGGGCCTGCCGGATGAATCTTGGCCTAACTCCGCCCCGGTAGGCTCCTACCTGAACATGATAGCCATAGGCAAACATGGGTTCGCTGAAGGGCGTGCGCTCCGTTCCGTATAATTCATAAAAGACCATGGAGCCTTGATCCCCTGAAGGGCCTACGAATTCTGCCAGAGTCAGCCTTTTGGTCGGGTCTTTTTTGACGAAAATAACGCTTTCTTTGATGTCCAGATCTTCAGGCCTGCAATCTGGGAAGAAAGGCGGATAGCTGCCGCGCTGGGTTACGGCCCTAAGACTGGTAGCCGCTTTTAATATTTTTTCTCTCAAAATCCGTGCGGCATGTCTTACCGCGAAACCGTTAACGCTCATGTTAGTCGAGGAATCCGGGGTTGCGGTGAAGAAACCGGGATCAACATGGGGCCGGTAAAAAACATCCTCGATTTTCATACCTATTTCATCGGCAGCTATTTGACAGTAAGCCGTTTCGGCATTTACACCATTGTCACAACGCATTCCCAAGATTCTTAAGGTTCCGTCATTGCGCTCCAGGCGCAGAGCGATCTCTCCAGACCCGGCTGAGTCTTCCCATTCATGGTTCCATGTGAATCCTAACCCGTGCATCCGGCCATTGGGCAGCTTCCTGGCTCCGGGAGGATGCCAATTTTGGTCCCAGTTAATCGCCTTCTTTCCGGCTTGAACACAATCCCGGAGACTACTAGTATCAGGAAACCCCATTTTTTTCTTTTCTTCCCTGGCCCACTCCATGTCATGTCCGTGAACACCATCGTTTTTCATCGCTACATCAATCGGGTCAAGTCCCAAATGGGTGGCCACATGATCAAAAACCAGGGTCAGTGTATGTGTATTGGGAAGCTGCTCGCAACGGACGGCTGTATTAGGACCTTTGTTGGTAAGGGCCAGAGATCGTTTTCCATAAAGGTTTGGAATTTTTGTGCATTCTTCTAGATGCAGAACCGGCCCTTGTCCACCCCACATGGGATTGGAATAAATTGTCTCTGCTTTTACAGCCATAATGGTCCCGTCTTTTTTGGCCCCAACCTTGTAATGATGAAAGCCCTCATCCATGGACCCTCCATAAAAATCCTCTCTTCGTGTGAAAGTCCATTTAATGGGTCGTCCGGTTCTATGGGATAAGATCGCGGCACAATAATTTCCAGCCAAGTTCCAACCGAATTGAGACCATCCGCCAAAGCTGGCCCCCTGATAGAGGATGTGGAGTTCAATCCGGTTCATAGGGATTCCCCCGAACCAGGAGGATACCGCCCGTTTGACGATGTGAGGTCGTTGCTGTTTACACCAAATCTCTGGATATTCACCATTCCATCGCCAAACGCCACAAGGCCGTTCGGGGCTAATATAAGTATGTTGGGTTCGGCGGGAAGAGAAATCAAAAACCACGTCGGAATCCTGAAAACCTTTCTCAACGTCACCCCGACCCGACTCATAAACCGCTTCCAGATTGCTATCTGGAAAATCTTCAGGATTTACCAGAGGGGCACCGGGTTTCAAGCTGTCTCTCGGATCCAGGATAAAAGCACGCGTGGTCCATTCGACATTTATAAGTTCCAAGGCCTCTTCGGCAATATCCTCTGATTCGGCGGCAACGGCTGCTCCGACCTCCTCCCCTTGAAAATGGGCCACACCAGGTAAAGGCATCCTTGGAGAGACACCGTGACCGCCTAAGTCCTCTTCTACCTGGACCGAAGGATCGTC
This genomic interval from Deltaproteobacteria bacterium contains the following:
- a CDS encoding FAD binding domain-containing protein → MKTFEHFNAKTIDEAVSILERYRGKAKVIAGGTDLLGKMKDRILPTYPEALVNIKTIKGLNEIEEKDGFLRIGALTVLEDIAHHPTIKNKYRALAQAARRTASPHLREMGTIGGNISQDIRCWYYRNPGNRFPCLRKGGGRCYAWEGDKRYHSIFGGSVPEGCLAVHPSDLAPALVALGAYVQTSKRRIKVEDFFQVEVTKTTVLGDAEIVTEIHIPKLPKKSRSTFLKFAFRKSIDFPIVNCAAALWNTGGHVTGARVCLNAVYVKPYRAVSAEQFLIVKEISREVAEGAGEAAIEGAQPLGDNDFMVPVAKTLVTNAVLGCFD
- a CDS encoding xanthine dehydrogenase family protein molybdopterin-binding subunit; the protein is MAKSEKEKARELLDNLTFDRYPLPEERQLNIGNSGVRRLDGIEKASGYANYTMDIRLPGMLYMRFLTSPYPHAAIKSMDISRAETLPGIRAILRYDDPSVQVEEDLGGHGVSPRMPLPGVAHFQGEEVGAAVAAESEDIAEEALELINVEWTTRAFILDPRDSLKPGAPLVNPEDFPDSNLEAVYESGRGDVEKGFQDSDVVFDFSSRRTQHTYISPERPCGVWRWNGEYPEIWCKQQRPHIVKRAVSSWFGGIPMNRIELHILYQGASFGGWSQFGWNLAGNYCAAILSHRTGRPIKWTFTRREDFYGGSMDEGFHHYKVGAKKDGTIMAVKAETIYSNPMWGGQGPVLHLEECTKIPNLYGKRSLALTNKGPNTAVRCEQLPNTHTLTLVFDHVATHLGLDPIDVAMKNDGVHGHDMEWAREEKKKMGFPDTSSLRDCVQAGKKAINWDQNWHPPGARKLPNGRMHGLGFTWNHEWEDSAGSGEIALRLERNDGTLRILGMRCDNGVNAETAYCQIAADEIGMKIEDVFYRPHVDPGFFTATPDSSTNMSVNGFAVRHAARILREKILKAATSLRAVTQRGSYPPFFPDCRPEDLDIKESVIFVKKDPTKRLTLAEFVGPSGDQGSMVFYELYGTERTPFSEPMFAYGYHVQVGAYRGGVRPRFIRQAHFMEVEVDPETGGITVTKVVNVNDVGKAINPMACEGQMYGGTYMGVGRALWEEVIHDPVTGVMLNGNLLDYKIATIEDCGPIDTILMESKLGFGPYGLVGIGEDVATIIPALLGPAVYNAIGIWIDDYPITPSRILRALGKIRGES